One window of the Crassaminicella thermophila genome contains the following:
- a CDS encoding 2-hydroxyacyl-CoA dehydratase has translation MRKVLNVGLDVGSTTVKMVILDNKANVLYKKYVRHFSDIKNTVASIFEDVRSILRGNLVTVMVTGSGGFNISQKLEMPFIQEVVACTNTIENIIPNTDVAIELGGEDAKITYLGESIEQRMNGTCAGGTGAFIDQMAALLRTDASGLNELAKKHKIIYPIASRCGVFAKTDIQPLLNEGAAKEDIAASVFQAVVNQTISGLAQGRPIRGNVAFLGGPLHFLSELRNRFIDTLNLEDKKVIFPEDSQYFVAIGAALSSINEEPIPSECLYERVPRIHMTNHEEKKKLEPLFLNNEDYEKFKKRHSLHKVKRVDIKSYEGAAYLGIDAGSTTTKVALVDEDGGLLYSYYGSNMGKPLESSIYALKDMYKKMNKKIKIVNSAVTGYGEHLIKAALKIDIGEIETVAHYKAADFFLPGVDFVLDIGGQDMKSLKINNGAIDSIMLNEACSSGCGSFIETFANSLKMDVEEFAKKAIESKNPVDLGTRCTVFMNSRVKQAQKEGVEFTDISAGISISVIKNALYKVIRMRRVEDLGEKIVVQGGTFYNDAVLRSLEKIIGKEVVRPDIAGIMGAFGAALIARERFEDGYETTLLKEEELENFKTKTSMKRCGLCGNNCLITINHFSDGREFISGNRCERGAGIENKKNNMPNLYEYKYKRLFSYRPLSKEKAKRGVIGLPRVLNMYEDYPFWFTFFNTLGYRVELSGRSSKYIYELGMETIPSESVCYPAKLVHGHIMDLVNKGIKKIFYPCIPYGKKEDKEANNNYNCPVVTSYAETIYANMDIVRSKDIKFYHPFLPMDNPKRMEKRLIEELKEEGIPKNEIIMALKKAYIELDKYKQDIKKKGEEALEYIKDNNLKGIVLAGRPYHIDPEINHGIDKMIQSLGFVVISEDSISHITKPERPLRVVDQWVYHSRLYAAATYVAKDKNLELVQLNSFGCGLDAVTTDQVQEILERYGKIYTLIKIDEINNLGAVRIRIRSLIAAMNERDKKNFEPRKLYKNKERIIFTKNMKKKHTILVPQMSPIHFQFLDIAFKKAGYNVEVLEKVSKTAIDEGLTYVNNDACYPAIVTVGQIINALKSGKYDLNNTSVMISQTGGGCRATNYIAFIRKALKDAGMEQVPVISLNAAGLEKNPGFKITPAMLNNVMQGLVYGDLLMRLLYRVRPYEKIKGSSNQLYNYWVERCKKSLIHARRKEFKENIYKMVEEFDHLEIHEDLVKPKVGIVGEILVKFHPDANNNIVDLLEAEGAEVVMPDLIDFLLYCAFDYKVKYKELSGSLLGMLMGDITIKGIEYYRKEMKDALEKSERFESPKDIHTLAEAAKKHLSLSNQTGEGWFLTAEMVELIESGTENIVCLQPFACLPNHITGKGMIKELRRSYPSANIVPIDYDPGASEVNQLNRIKLMLSVAFKNLDKMDKKKEVALALLE, from the coding sequence ATGAGAAAAGTTCTCAATGTGGGACTTGATGTTGGGTCAACAACAGTAAAAATGGTTATTTTAGATAATAAAGCAAATGTTCTTTACAAAAAGTATGTAAGACATTTTTCAGATATAAAAAATACTGTTGCTTCAATATTTGAAGATGTAAGATCTATATTGAGAGGAAATCTTGTAACAGTAATGGTTACAGGTTCTGGAGGATTTAATATTTCACAAAAATTAGAAATGCCATTTATTCAAGAGGTTGTAGCTTGTACTAACACGATTGAAAATATAATTCCAAATACAGATGTAGCAATAGAGTTAGGTGGAGAAGATGCAAAGATTACTTATTTGGGAGAATCCATTGAACAGAGAATGAATGGAACCTGTGCTGGTGGTACAGGGGCATTTATTGATCAAATGGCTGCACTTCTTAGAACGGATGCATCAGGATTAAATGAATTAGCAAAAAAACACAAAATTATTTACCCTATTGCATCTAGATGTGGAGTATTTGCAAAGACAGATATTCAACCATTGTTAAATGAAGGAGCAGCAAAAGAGGATATTGCAGCATCTGTATTTCAGGCTGTTGTAAATCAGACTATTAGTGGGTTGGCACAGGGAAGACCTATTAGAGGAAATGTAGCTTTTTTAGGTGGGCCCCTGCATTTTTTATCAGAGCTTAGAAATAGATTTATAGATACCTTAAATTTAGAAGATAAAAAGGTTATTTTTCCTGAGGATTCACAATACTTTGTAGCAATAGGAGCTGCCTTGTCCTCTATAAATGAAGAACCTATTCCTTCTGAGTGTTTATATGAGAGAGTACCAAGGATACATATGACAAATCATGAAGAAAAAAAGAAGCTTGAGCCATTATTTTTAAATAATGAAGACTATGAAAAATTTAAAAAAAGACATTCATTACATAAAGTAAAACGAGTAGATATAAAAAGTTATGAAGGAGCTGCTTATTTAGGTATTGATGCAGGATCTACTACAACAAAAGTAGCACTTGTAGATGAAGATGGAGGATTATTATACTCTTATTATGGAAGTAATATGGGGAAGCCTTTGGAATCTAGTATTTATGCATTAAAAGATATGTATAAAAAAATGAATAAAAAAATAAAAATTGTAAATTCTGCTGTAACAGGTTATGGAGAGCATTTAATAAAAGCTGCCCTTAAAATTGACATAGGAGAAATTGAAACAGTTGCTCATTATAAGGCAGCAGACTTTTTTTTACCTGGTGTAGACTTTGTTTTAGATATTGGCGGGCAGGATATGAAGAGCCTAAAAATCAATAATGGGGCTATCGATTCTATTATGCTAAATGAAGCTTGTTCTTCAGGCTGTGGTTCTTTTATTGAAACATTTGCTAATTCATTAAAAATGGATGTAGAGGAGTTTGCAAAGAAAGCAATCGAATCAAAAAATCCTGTAGATCTTGGAACCCGTTGTACTGTATTTATGAATTCAAGAGTAAAGCAAGCTCAAAAAGAAGGAGTGGAATTTACAGATATTTCAGCTGGTATTTCCATATCTGTTATAAAAAATGCCTTATATAAAGTAATAAGAATGAGAAGAGTAGAAGATTTAGGAGAAAAAATCGTTGTACAAGGGGGAACCTTCTACAATGATGCAGTTCTTCGTTCTTTGGAGAAAATCATTGGAAAAGAGGTTGTCAGACCAGATATTGCTGGGATCATGGGAGCATTTGGTGCAGCATTGATTGCAAGGGAACGCTTTGAAGATGGCTATGAAACTACTTTACTGAAAGAAGAAGAGCTAGAAAACTTCAAAACAAAAACCTCTATGAAACGATGTGGATTATGTGGAAACAACTGTTTAATTACTATCAATCATTTCTCTGATGGAAGAGAGTTTATATCTGGAAATAGATGTGAAAGAGGAGCAGGTATTGAAAATAAGAAAAATAATATGCCAAATCTTTATGAGTATAAATACAAAAGATTGTTCAGTTATAGACCTTTATCAAAAGAGAAAGCAAAAAGAGGCGTTATTGGATTACCAAGAGTTCTAAATATGTATGAAGATTATCCATTTTGGTTTACTTTCTTTAATACGTTAGGGTATAGGGTAGAACTATCTGGCCGTTCATCTAAGTATATTTATGAGCTTGGAATGGAAACCATTCCTTCTGAGTCTGTGTGTTATCCAGCAAAACTGGTACATGGTCATATAATGGATCTAGTAAATAAAGGAATAAAAAAGATATTTTATCCATGTATTCCATACGGAAAAAAAGAGGATAAAGAAGCAAACAATAATTATAATTGTCCAGTTGTTACTTCTTATGCAGAAACGATTTATGCTAATATGGATATTGTAAGAAGCAAAGATATTAAATTTTATCATCCATTTTTACCTATGGATAATCCAAAGAGAATGGAGAAACGCCTCATTGAGGAATTAAAAGAAGAGGGTATTCCAAAGAATGAGATAATAATGGCACTTAAAAAAGCCTATATAGAATTGGATAAATATAAACAAGATATAAAGAAAAAAGGAGAAGAAGCATTAGAATATATAAAAGATAATAATTTAAAAGGAATTGTATTAGCAGGTCGTCCATATCATATAGATCCAGAAATAAATCATGGAATTGATAAGATGATTCAATCATTAGGATTTGTTGTTATTTCTGAGGATTCAATAAGTCATATTACAAAGCCTGAAAGACCTCTTCGTGTAGTAGACCAGTGGGTATATCACTCAAGACTTTATGCAGCTGCTACGTATGTTGCAAAGGATAAAAACTTAGAGCTTGTTCAGCTAAATTCATTTGGCTGTGGACTAGATGCAGTTACAACTGATCAAGTACAAGAAATTTTAGAAAGGTATGGAAAGATATATACATTAATTAAAATAGATGAAATAAATAACCTTGGGGCAGTAAGAATTCGTATTCGATCTTTGATTGCAGCGATGAATGAAAGAGATAAGAAAAATTTTGAGCCAAGAAAGCTTTATAAAAACAAAGAAAGAATAATATTTACAAAGAATATGAAAAAGAAACATACAATATTAGTTCCTCAGATGTCTCCTATTCATTTTCAGTTTTTAGACATTGCATTTAAAAAGGCAGGATACAATGTTGAGGTTTTGGAGAAGGTAAGTAAAACGGCTATTGATGAAGGGTTAACATATGTAAATAATGATGCTTGTTATCCAGCTATTGTTACAGTAGGGCAAATTATTAATGCTCTAAAATCAGGTAAGTATGATTTAAATAATACTTCTGTAATGATTTCTCAAACAGGAGGAGGATGTAGGGCAACAAACTATATTGCATTTATTAGAAAGGCATTAAAAGATGCAGGTATGGAGCAGGTACCTGTTATTTCACTAAACGCAGCAGGTCTTGAGAAAAACCCTGGATTTAAAATAACACCAGCCATGCTTAATAATGTAATGCAGGGATTAGTTTATGGAGACCTTTTGATGCGACTTTTATATAGGGTAAGACCTTATGAAAAAATAAAAGGATCTTCTAATCAGTTATATAATTATTGGGTAGAAAGATGTAAAAAATCTTTAATACATGCTAGAAGAAAAGAATTTAAAGAGAATATTTATAAAATGGTTGAAGAATTTGATCACTTAGAAATTCATGAGGATTTAGTAAAGCCTAAGGTTGGAATTGTAGGAGAAATATTAGTAAAATTCCATCCTGATGCTAATAATAATATTGTTGATTTATTAGAAGCTGAAGGAGCAGAAGTAGTAATGCCTGATTTGATTGATTTTCTATTATATTGTGCTTTTGATTATAAAGTAAAATATAAAGAGTTATCAGGAAGCCTTTTAGGTATGTTAATGGGAGACATTACTATAAAGGGAATAGAATATTATAGAAAAGAGATGAAAGATGCATTAGAAAAAAGTGAAAGATTTGAATCACCAAAAGATATTCATACGTTGGCAGAAGCTGCAAAAAAGCATTTATCTTTAAGTAACCAAACGGGAGAAGGATGGTTTTTAACTGCAGAGATGGTTGAGCTAATTGAAAGTGGTACTGAAAATATAGTTTGTTTGCAGCCTTTTGCTTGTCTTCCTAATCATATTACAGGAAAGGGAATGATAAAAGAGCTTAGAAGAAGTTATCCATCAGCTAATATTGTACCTATAGATTATGACCCAGGTGCTAGTGAAGTAAATCAACTAAATCGTATTAAACTAATGCTTTCAGTGGCATTTAAAAATTTAGATAAAATGGATAAGAAAAAAGAAGTAGCATTAGCTTTATTAGAATAA
- a CDS encoding alanine/glycine:cation symporter family protein, with amino-acid sequence MVNFLEHIVSLGNTILWSYVLIAMLIVLGLYFTVKSNFVQFRFFKEMFCLLTEGASKSVSGEKKKGVSSFQAFCISTASRVGTGNLAGVAIAVSVGGPGAVFWMWLIALIGAGSSFVESTLAQIYKVKDENGYRGGPAYYMEKALNARWMGIIFSILITLCFGLVFNSVQANTITFAFEQAFGINRLMVGIIITIITGLVIFGGIKRIAKVAEFIVPIMATAYVLVAAFIIIKNISAIPTIFKLIIGSAFGVKQAVGGGIGAAMMMGIKRGLFSNEAGMGSAPNAAATAEVTHPVKQGLIQTLGVFTDTLLICSATAFIVLLSGAYTTEGLTGIQLTQTALSSQVGAWGNTFIAFCIFLFAFSSIVGNYYYGESNIEFMNGSKTWLFVYRIAVVLMVLWGSQSAIQIVWDMADLFMGMMAFINLIAIAMLGKIAFAALKDYAKQKKEGKDPVFYADSINGLKNVECWERK; translated from the coding sequence ATGGTGAATTTTTTAGAGCATATCGTCAGCCTAGGTAATACCATCCTTTGGTCTTATGTTCTTATTGCAATGCTTATTGTTCTTGGCCTTTATTTTACTGTAAAATCAAATTTTGTTCAATTCCGTTTCTTTAAAGAAATGTTTTGCCTTCTTACTGAAGGGGCAAGTAAATCTGTTTCGGGTGAAAAGAAAAAAGGAGTTTCCTCTTTTCAAGCTTTCTGTATTAGTACTGCATCACGTGTTGGTACTGGAAACTTAGCAGGGGTTGCCATCGCTGTATCTGTTGGGGGTCCTGGAGCTGTATTTTGGATGTGGTTAATTGCTTTAATTGGTGCTGGATCAAGCTTTGTTGAAAGTACTTTAGCACAAATCTATAAAGTAAAAGATGAAAATGGCTATAGAGGCGGTCCTGCATACTATATGGAAAAAGCTTTAAACGCAAGATGGATGGGAATTATATTTTCTATTTTAATAACATTATGCTTTGGTCTTGTATTTAACTCTGTACAAGCAAACACTATTACATTTGCATTTGAACAAGCTTTTGGTATAAACAGACTTATGGTAGGAATAATTATTACAATTATTACAGGTTTGGTAATTTTTGGTGGAATAAAGAGAATTGCAAAGGTTGCTGAATTTATAGTACCTATTATGGCTACCGCTTATGTATTAGTTGCTGCCTTTATCATCATAAAAAATATTTCTGCTATTCCAACAATATTCAAACTTATTATAGGTAGTGCTTTTGGAGTTAAGCAAGCTGTTGGTGGTGGAATTGGTGCAGCTATGATGATGGGTATTAAAAGAGGTCTTTTCTCAAATGAAGCAGGTATGGGAAGTGCTCCAAATGCTGCTGCAACAGCTGAAGTAACTCACCCTGTAAAACAAGGACTTATTCAAACATTAGGTGTATTCACAGATACTTTGTTAATCTGTAGTGCTACTGCATTTATCGTATTATTATCAGGAGCTTATACAACAGAAGGATTAACAGGAATTCAGCTTACACAAACAGCTTTAAGCTCACAGGTTGGTGCTTGGGGAAATACCTTTATAGCTTTTTGTATATTCTTATTTGCATTTAGCTCTATTGTTGGAAACTACTATTATGGAGAATCAAATATTGAGTTTATGAATGGAAGCAAAACATGGTTATTTGTTTATAGAATAGCCGTAGTATTGATGGTTTTATGGGGATCTCAATCTGCAATCCAAATCGTTTGGGACATGGCAGACTTATTCATGGGAATGATGGCTTTCATTAACTTAATTGCAATCGCAATGCTTGGAAAAATAGCTTTTGCAGCTTTAAAAGATTATGCAAAGCAAAAGAAAGAAGGAAAAGACCCTGTATTTTATGCAGACAGTATTAATGGCCTTAAGAATGTAGAATGCTGGGAAAGAAAATAA
- the rarD gene encoding EamA family transporter RarD, with amino-acid sequence MNNAQDCKVSKENYGLLSVILVYTIWGIQALYWKIFEDVPLMQLLAHRIIWSVGLLIPIIIYTKRLKALIHVFKEKKKFFYILMCSILIGLNWLLNIYAAYSNQMIEASLGQYITPIVVITLGIFLLKENIKFYEILALTTALIGISIMTLSFGRIPLIALLLILTFSTYTFFKKITNIDPIIGITAETVLLLPFALIYVVYSESIGEGVLIGSSIGNLFLLISTGAFTAIPLIIFSYGVKLVNLSKIGFIQYYAPTLSLLIGIFIFKESFTKIHFISFGFIWTAILIVLSYPIVKRLQKNMSMPIKLKSGC; translated from the coding sequence ATGAATAATGCACAAGATTGTAAAGTATCAAAAGAAAATTATGGACTCTTAAGTGTAATATTGGTATATACCATTTGGGGAATCCAAGCATTGTATTGGAAGATTTTTGAAGATGTACCGTTGATGCAGTTATTAGCCCATAGAATAATATGGTCAGTAGGGTTACTTATTCCTATAATCATATATACAAAAAGATTGAAAGCTTTAATACACGTATTTAAGGAAAAAAAGAAATTTTTTTATATTCTCATGTGTTCCATATTAATCGGTTTAAATTGGCTTTTAAACATCTATGCTGCTTATTCTAATCAAATGATTGAAGCAAGTTTAGGACAATATATAACCCCCATTGTGGTCATTACTTTAGGCATATTCCTATTAAAAGAAAACATCAAATTTTATGAAATACTAGCCTTAACAACAGCTTTAATAGGTATTTCGATTATGACCCTAAGCTTTGGCAGGATACCTTTGATCGCCCTTTTATTGATTTTGACTTTTTCAACTTATACATTTTTCAAAAAAATCACAAATATAGATCCGATTATTGGAATTACCGCTGAAACAGTTCTTTTATTACCTTTTGCACTGATATATGTAGTATATTCAGAATCTATAGGAGAAGGAGTTTTGATTGGTTCAAGTATAGGAAATCTTTTTCTATTAATTTCTACCGGTGCATTTACAGCTATTCCTTTAATTATATTTTCTTATGGGGTAAAACTTGTGAATCTTTCTAAAATTGGATTTATACAATATTATGCACCAACATTAAGTTTGCTGATTGGTATATTTATATTTAAAGAATCTTTTACCAAAATTCATTTCATTAGTTTTGGTTTCATTTGGACAGCTATACTAATTGTTTTATCATATCCTATTGTCAAAAGACTACAAAAAAACATGAGTATGCCCATAAAATTAAAAAGTGGATGCTAA
- a CDS encoding Crp/Fnr family transcriptional regulator: MDIKNYIDILRTNNLFKNFSNEELLFLFNNSNNNIYKYEKNRIIHFESEKCTTLDVVLEGKVLVQRIDEYGNVLTITQFQAGDDLGLNSLFGDNHAYPMSVIAKSNTVILHIKKNFVLELCQNNRNFLIEILRSISNKALILTNKIKSISIKSLRESIIDFLSYEYYTQKTNKIKLNITKKELAERLGVQRTSLSRELNKMKKDGLIIYDAHSITIKDLSIIK; the protein is encoded by the coding sequence ATGGATATAAAAAATTATATTGATATTTTACGAACAAATAATTTATTCAAAAATTTTTCTAATGAGGAACTCCTATTTTTATTTAATAATAGTAATAACAATATTTATAAATATGAAAAAAATCGCATCATTCATTTCGAAAGCGAAAAATGCACAACATTAGACGTAGTTTTAGAAGGGAAAGTACTTGTTCAGAGAATTGATGAATATGGAAATGTGCTTACAATTACACAGTTTCAAGCAGGAGATGATCTAGGCTTAAATTCATTATTCGGAGATAATCATGCCTATCCTATGAGTGTTATAGCAAAATCTAATACTGTTATTTTACATATTAAAAAAAATTTTGTTTTAGAGCTTTGTCAAAATAATAGAAACTTCTTAATAGAAATTTTAAGATCTATATCAAATAAAGCTTTAATTCTTACAAATAAGATAAAATCAATATCTATAAAATCTTTAAGAGAATCTATAATAGATTTTTTGAGTTATGAATACTATACTCAAAAAACTAATAAAATCAAATTAAACATAACAAAAAAAGAATTAGCTGAAAGATTAGGAGTTCAAAGAACTTCTCTGTCTAGAGAGCTAAATAAGATGAAAAAGGATGGACTTATTATATATGATGCCCATTCAATCACAATAAAAGATTTAAGTATAATAAAATAA
- a CDS encoding permease, with protein MDIFTLSLWVITGIAFVISIIKDKKKTLNSMKMARGMMKNMIGEILGILFLIGLILTFISPEVIKSTLGQSNATLATILSAVVGSVTLIPAFVAFPLVGSFVDVGASIVPAVAFLTTLTMVGVVTFPLEKEEFGVKFAITRNVLSFIFAIIIALGMGVII; from the coding sequence ATGGATATTTTTACTTTATCTCTTTGGGTTATTACAGGTATTGCTTTTGTAATATCAATTATAAAAGACAAGAAAAAAACGCTAAATTCTATGAAAATGGCAAGGGGTATGATGAAGAATATGATAGGAGAGATTCTTGGTATCCTATTTTTGATTGGTTTAATTCTTACATTCATATCTCCTGAAGTTATCAAAAGTACACTTGGTCAATCTAATGCTACTTTAGCAACAATATTATCTGCTGTTGTTGGAAGTGTAACTTTAATTCCAGCTTTTGTTGCATTTCCTTTGGTTGGATCATTTGTTGATGTTGGAGCAAGTATAGTGCCTGCGGTTGCATTTTTAACAACGTTAACAATGGTTGGAGTTGTAACTTTTCCACTTGAAAAAGAGGAATTTGGTGTAAAGTTTGCTATTACAAGGAATGTATTAAGCTTTATTTTCGCTATTATAATTGCATTAGGAATGGGGGTTATTATATGA